In Zygosaccharomyces rouxii strain CBS732 chromosome D complete sequence, one DNA window encodes the following:
- the DIT2 gene encoding putative cytochrome P450 (similar to uniprot|P21595 Saccharomyces cerevisiae YDR402C DIT2 Sporulation-specific enzyme required for spore wall maturation involved in the production of a soluble LL-dityrosine-containing precursor of the spore wall homologous to cytochrome P-450s) encodes MNFESILLAIPLIIVGYVGYRVVFPPWNFPKNIPTIPFYVIFLPSILNIDQTELYHLYLKEPLEKYGAAKLFFGSRWNIIVTKPQMLAQVFKDEDVFAKSGNQKKIPHSVIAAYTGDNVISAHGQVWKLYRSIVTNGLQHFDESPIFRNAKLLGNIIGERFEQENKKEVSISMTGLVQRLCLDNISQVVLGFDFATLTSDKSPLHDHLMRIKKQIFHPFFLTFPFFDHLPIPARRRGFKDVEQFRKQLVEHVDDQLVKNYKFEQTTFAASDLIRAYNKDHINRKQLTDNIVILLVAGHENPQLLLTTSLYLLAKYSQTWQRRIREEIMNVFDSKKLLESPLLNSFLYEAVRVYPPLNTIINRCTSKTCLLGTNVVIPKGTYVGYNNFGTNHDKTSWGPDADEFKPERWGDDMESITKNWKHAKNACKVSSFHGGRRACLGEKLALAEMRITIAEILRNYEWTLAPEWDEKMTPAGPLAPLNLKLNFRKVNV; translated from the coding sequence ATgaattttgaatcaattttaTTAGCTATACCATTGATAATAGTGGGGTACGTCGGTTACAGGGTTGTATTCCCACCGTGGAATTTTCCGAAGAATATCCCCACTATACCATTTTATGTCATTTTCCTCCCATCAATTCTCAATATCGACCAAACTGAGCTGTACCATTTGTATCTCAAGGAGCCATTAGAGAAGTATGGAGCTGCTAAGCTGTTTTTTGGTTCACGTTGGAATATAATTGTAACTAAACCACAGATGTTGGCTCAAGTgtttaaagatgaagatgtatTTGCAAAGAGCGGGAATCAGAAGAAAATTCCACATAGCGTGATCGCAGCCTATACGGGAGATAACGTCATTAGCGCTCATGGGCAGGTTTGGAAACTTTATCGATCAATTGTAACCAACGGATTACAACATTTTGACGAAAGTCCAATTTTCAGAAATGCTAAATTGTTAGGAAATATTATTGGTGAGAGATTCGAACAAGAGAATAAGAAAGAAGTTAGTATTTCAATGACAGGATTGGTTCAGCGGTTATGTTTGGATAATATTTCACAGGTAGTCTTAGGGTTTGATTTTGCGACCTTAACCAGTGATAAATCGCCATTACATGACCATTTGATGCGTATAAAGAAGCAGATTTTTCACCCATTTTTTCTAACTTTCCCATTCTTCGACCATTTACCAATTCCAGCTAGGAGAAGGGGATTTAAAGATGTGGAACAATTTCGTAAGCAGTTGGTAGAACATGTAGATGATCaactggtgaaaaattataaGTTCGAACAGACCACATTTGCCGCTAGTGACTTGATTCGTGCCTACAACAAGGACCATATAAATCGTAAACAATTGACCGATAATATTGTTATCCTGCTAGTAGCAGGACACGAAAATCCACAATTGTTATTAACCACTTCCTTATATTTATTGGCCAAATATTCCCAAACATGGCAGAGGAGAATTAGAGAGGAAATTATGAATGtatttgattccaaaaaATTATTAGAATCACCACTGTTAAACAGCTTTCTTTATGAAGCAGTTAGGGTATATCCACCATTGAATACAATTATTAACAGATGTACTTCAAAAACTTGTCTCTTGGGTACAAATGTGGTTATTCCAAAGGGAACCTACGTGGGATATAACAATTTTGGTACGAATCACGATAAAACTTCTTGGGGACCTGAtgcagatgaatttaaacCTGAAAGATGGGGAGATGATATGGAATCCAttacaaaaaattggaagcaTGCAAAGAATGCCTGTAAAGTCAGCAGTTTCCATGGTGGACGTCGTGCATGTCTTGGTGAGAAGTTGGCATTAGCTGAAATGAGAATTACTATAGCAGAAATTTTGAGGAATTATGAATGGACATTGGCACCTGAATGGGATGAAAAAATGACACCCGCGGGACCCTTGGCGCCATTAAATTTAAAGTTAAATTTCAGAAAGGTAAATGTATAA
- the RPB7 gene encoding DNA-directed RNA polymerase II subunit RPB7 (highly similar to uniprot|P34087 Saccharomyces cerevisiae YDR404C RPB7 RNA polymerase II subunit B16 forms two subunit dissociable complex with Rpb4p): MFFIKDLSLNITLHPSYFGPRMKDFLKTKLLQEVEGSCTGKFGYILCVLDYDRIDIERGRILPTDGSAEFTVRYRAIVFKPFKGEVVDGTVVSCSQHGFEVQVGPMKVFVTKHLMPQDLMFNAGSNPPSYQSSEDVITIKSRIRVKIEGCISQVSSIHAIGSIKEDYLGAI; the protein is encoded by the coding sequence ATGTTCTTCATAAAGGATTTATCGCTGAATATTACGCTTCATCCATCCTATTTTGGACCAAGAATGAAAGACTTTCTCAAAACAAAGCTTTTACAGGAGGTGGAAGGTTCGTGTACTGGTAAGTTTGGTTATATTCTATGTGTTTTGGACTATGACAGAATAGATATCGAAAGAGGTAGAATTTTACCCACCGACGGATCTGCAGAATTTACAGTAAGGTATAGAGCCATTGTATTCAAGCCGTTCAAAGGTGAAGTTGTCGATGGTACTGTGGTATCGTGTTCCCAACATGGGTTTGAAGTTCAAGTAGGCCCCATGAAAGTTTTTGTCACTAAACACTTAATGCCCCAAGATTTAATGTTTAATGCAGGTTCAAATCCTCCATCATACCAGAGTTCAGAAGATGTTATTACGATAAAGAGTCGAATTCGTGTAAAGATCGAAGGTTGTATTAGTCAAGTTAGCTCTATCCATGCAATTGGTAGTATTAAAGAGGACTATCTGGGAGCAATTTGA
- the DIT1 gene encoding Dit1p (similar to uniprot|P21623 YDR403W Saccharomyces cerevisiae DIT1 Sporulation-specific enzyme required for spore wall maturation), with amino-acid sequence MIVATTANKNALAPTAHKLVLNNDVKIPHNLKNLSTYSKFLALYTRDLETCQLNSIEEKQDCHIAENWSKFMENTKEIQPRKAHFSENINEQLLTAEISNQFTNSMNLPLKISEYKKDGETQVRGCVTTVENENEFNDWFIFHILDQARLKFSEKPTITSDIDYHKSFTRYYEKNLKNTVFEDQWDEEGREYFIKRVRYFTDRFLRIECVLPAFPCKTSNRDKAAGTLPDKGEEFALRRLLKATHDVSQIYPPGMKVWIVSDGHVFSDCIGVDDHVVNRYTQNLHQMYESISIPGIDAMGLCGLNDLFFSGHATSHFDPEWIKDIELDHYTGTKICSVSEVSRTILMKGCDTDDGRLKKQIGIDGHPRLHLYRGFVKFMEEDLSLSTHFAKSSRKGFKKTASKVAFNMIKRNDAYSNLVELLFPHHMRLSIHAHTNSGPKFGIKVISPEQCLSVKSLDNIEEPKFEDLLHIPTPWHNCVVKVCNQNQFFLTKSRVVREALESGKYVGAWKEANLEKGEGGYYVISKC; translated from the coding sequence ATGATAGTTGCTACAACCGCCAACAAAAACGCCCTTGCTCCAACAGCTCATAAGTTGGTTTTAAATAACGATGTCAAGATCCCTCAcaatctcaaaaatttaTCCACTTACAGTAAGTTCTTGGCTCTGTATACCAGAGATCTAGAAACTTGTCAACTCAATTCtatagaagaaaaacagGATTGCCATATTGCTGAAAATTGGTCTAAGTTCATGGAAAACACCAAGGAAATCCAGCCCAGGAAGGCACATTTCAGTGAAAATATTAATGAACAGCTCCTAACCGCTGAAATATCTAATCAGTTCACTAATTCCATGAATTtaccattgaaaatttcgGAATATAAAAAAGATGGGGAAACACAGGTTAGAGGATGTGTAACTACcgtggaaaatgaaaatgagTTTAACGATTGGTTTATTTTCCACATATTGGATCAGGCTCGTTTAAAATTTAGTGAGAAGCCAACGATCACTTCGGATATAGATTATCACAAATCATTCACGAGATATTATGAgaaaaatctgaagaaCACCGTCTTTGAAGATCAATGGGATGAGGAAGGCCGTGAATATTTCATAAAAAGAGTTAGGTATTTCACTGATCGATTTTTGAGAATTGAATGTGTCTTACCTGCATTCCCTTGTAAGACTTCTAACAGAGATAAGGCTGCTGGAACACTTCCTGATAAGGGTGAAGAATTTGCCCTCAGAAGATTATTAAAGGCGACACATGACGTATCTCAAATATATCCACCGGGCATGAAAGTTTGGATCGTAAGTGATGGTCACGTATTTTCCGACTGTATCGGTGTTGATGACCATGTGGTTAACAGGTACACTCAAAATTTGCACCAAATGTATGAATCAATTTCTATTCCAGGTATTGATGCAATGGGTCTCTGTGGATTGAACGatctatttttttcagGACATGCTACTTCCCACTTTGATCCCGAATGGATCAAGGACATTGAACTTGACCATTACACTGGGACTAAAATTTGTTCAGTATCCGAGGTCTCTAGAACAATTTTAATGAAAGGTTGTGATACAGATGACGGGAGATtaaaaaaacaaattggtattgatggACACCCAAGGCTTCATCTTTATAGAGGTTTTGTCAAGTTTATGGAGGAGGATTTATCACTATCGACACATTTTGCAAAATCATCCAGAAAAGGTTTCAAAAAAACTGCCTCTAAGGTAGCCTTTAACATGATTAAAAGGAATGATGCCTACTCCAATTTAGTAGAACTTCTTTTTCCACATCACATGAGACTTTCAATTCATGCACATACCAATAGTGGACCCAAATTTGGTATTAAAGTAATTTCACCTGAACAATGCTTATCAGTGAAGTCATTGGATAATATTGAAGAACCCAAATTCGAGGATCTATTGCACATTCCAACACCTTGGCATAATTGCGTGGTTAAAGTGTGCAATcagaatcaatttttcttgaCCAAGTCTAGAGTAGTCAGAGAAGCTCTTGAGAGTGGTAAATATGTTGGAGCATGGAAAGAGGCGAACTTAGAGAAGGGTGAAGGCGGGTACTACGTTATTAGCAAATGTTAA
- the MRPL23 gene encoding mitochondrial 54S ribosomal protein uL13m (highly similar to uniprot|Q12487 Saccharomyces cerevisiae YOR150W MRPL23 Mitochondrial ribosomal protein of the large subunit): MSQKLGHTGLAFARLWHHVDIAQDKRTLGRLASSIAVTLIGKHKPVYHQSQDCGDYVVITNCQALRITGKKLQQKHYWSHSGKPGHLKLTPMEKLIADKGYGETLKKAVSGMLPKNKLRKGRLERLKVFEGSEHPYGNNISAFAYQQPQLNEKSS, from the coding sequence ATGTCTCAAAAGCTTGGACATACCGGATTGGCTTTTGCACGTTTATGGCACCATGTGGATATCGCTCAAGATAAGAGAACTCTCGGTAGATTAGCATCATCGATAGCCGTGACGTTAATTGGTAAACATAAGCCCGTGTATCACCAAAGTCAAGATTGTGGTGACTATGTTGTCATCACCAACTGTCAAGCATTGCGTATTACGGGTAAGAAACTACAGCAGAAACACTACTGGTCGCATTCTGGTAAACCAGGACATTTGAAGTTGACGCCAATGGAGAAACTTATTGCGGATAAGGGCTATGGAGagactttgaaaaaagCAGTCAGTGGTATGTTACCTAAAAATAAACTACGTAAGGGTAGATTGGAAAGGCTAAAGGTCTTTGAAGGGAGTGAACATCCTTATGGGAACAATATATCTGCATTTGCATACCAACAACCGCAATTGAACGAGAAGTCCAGTTAG